From a region of the Pectobacterium aquaticum genome:
- the rsmD gene encoding 16S rRNA (guanine(966)-N(2))-methyltransferase: MAKKNASSAAGQIRIIGGQWRGRKLPVPDSPGLRPTTDRVRETLFNWLAPVIQQARCLDCFAGSGALGLEALSRYAAHATLLEMERAVAQQLTQNLALLRAENAEVINTDALSWLAKPGTPFDVVFLDPPFRKELLNNTLALLEQQGWLAPDAWIYVETEAENAQLTIPENWQLHREKIAGQVAYRLYIRQ, from the coding sequence ATGGCTAAAAAAAATGCATCGTCAGCCGCCGGACAAATCCGAATCATCGGTGGTCAATGGCGCGGCAGAAAACTTCCGGTTCCTGATAGCCCCGGTTTACGTCCCACCACCGATCGCGTACGGGAAACGCTGTTTAACTGGCTGGCTCCCGTCATTCAACAGGCGCGCTGTCTGGACTGTTTTGCTGGCAGCGGTGCGCTCGGGCTGGAAGCCCTTTCTCGTTATGCTGCACACGCCACATTATTGGAGATGGAGCGTGCAGTCGCCCAGCAATTAACGCAAAATCTGGCGCTGCTTCGGGCGGAAAACGCCGAGGTGATCAATACTGATGCCTTGAGCTGGCTGGCAAAGCCGGGCACACCGTTTGACGTTGTGTTTCTCGATCCACCGTTTCGCAAAGAACTGCTGAACAACACGCTTGCTCTGCTGGAACAACAGGGCTGGCTGGCACCCGACGCGTGGATTTACGTGGAAACAGAAGCGGAAAATGCGCAACTGACTATCCCGGAGAATTGGCAACTGCACCGTGAAAAAATTGCGGGCCAGGTCGCCTACCGTTTATACATCCGTCAGTGA
- the livG gene encoding high-affinity branched-chain amino acid ABC transporter ATP-binding protein LivG gives MSTQPLLSVRGLMMRFGGLLAVNNVEMDIHAGEIVSLIGPNGAGKTTVFNCLTGFYRPSGGTIMLRDRHLEGLPGQAIARMGVVRTFQHVRLFREMTVIENLLVAQHQHLKSGVFAGLLKTPGFRRAEADAQERAAVWLERIGLLELANRQAGNLSYGQQRRLEIARCMVTRPELLMLDEPAAGLNPKETDELNQLIAELRGSHQVSVLLIEHDMKLVMGISDRIYVVNQGTPLAQGTPAEIRNNPDVIRAYLGEG, from the coding sequence ATGAGCACGCAGCCACTATTATCAGTCAGAGGTCTGATGATGCGTTTTGGCGGCCTGCTGGCGGTCAATAATGTTGAAATGGACATTCATGCTGGCGAAATCGTCTCGCTGATCGGCCCGAACGGGGCGGGGAAAACCACGGTCTTTAACTGCCTGACCGGTTTTTATCGCCCAAGCGGTGGCACTATCATGCTGCGCGATCGTCATCTGGAAGGGTTACCCGGACAGGCGATTGCCCGAATGGGCGTGGTGCGCACATTCCAGCACGTTCGCCTGTTCCGTGAAATGACGGTGATCGAGAACCTGCTGGTGGCACAGCATCAGCACCTGAAAAGCGGCGTATTTGCCGGGCTGTTGAAAACGCCGGGCTTTCGTCGTGCGGAAGCAGATGCGCAGGAGCGCGCCGCGGTGTGGCTGGAGCGTATCGGCCTGCTGGAGTTAGCGAACCGTCAGGCGGGGAATCTGTCTTACGGCCAGCAACGCCGTCTGGAAATTGCCCGCTGCATGGTGACGCGCCCTGAGCTGCTAATGCTGGATGAGCCTGCGGCTGGTCTGAACCCGAAAGAAACTGACGAGTTAAATCAGCTGATTGCGGAACTGCGCGGTAGCCATCAGGTGTCCGTGTTGTTGATTGAACATGATATGAAACTGGTGATGGGAATTTCCGACCGGATTTATGTCGTCAATCAGGGAACGCCGCTGGCACAAGGCACTCCAGCTGAAATTCGTAACAACCCAGATGTCATCCGTGCCTATCTGGGTGAAGGATAA
- the ftsX gene encoding permease-like cell division protein FtsX produces MANNVRNAKKPVAKAKALRGGWQEQWRYAWADTLADMLRQPLATFLTVMVIAISLALPSICYLVWKNVSQAATQWYPSPQLTVYLDKSLDDNAAQAVITQLQSEDGVDKINYLSRNEAMGEFRNWSGFGGALDMLEENPLPAVAIITPKMSFQDSNTLTTLRDRVAATQGVDEVRMDDSWFARLVALTNLVGQISAMIGVLMIVAVFLVIGNSVRLSIFSRRETINVMKLIGATDGFILRPFLNGGAAMGVGGAVLSLILSQALVWKLGAVVAQVASVFGTTFAVKGLSWDESLLLLLIAGMIGWLAAWLATVQHLRRFTPQ; encoded by the coding sequence ATGGCGAATAACGTCCGTAATGCGAAAAAACCTGTCGCAAAAGCGAAAGCGCTGCGCGGTGGCTGGCAGGAACAGTGGCGCTATGCCTGGGCCGATACGTTAGCTGATATGCTGCGCCAGCCGCTGGCTACCTTTCTGACCGTGATGGTCATCGCTATCTCGTTGGCGTTGCCCAGCATCTGCTATCTGGTCTGGAAAAATGTCAGTCAGGCGGCCACACAGTGGTATCCCTCGCCGCAGTTGACGGTGTATCTGGACAAATCGCTGGATGACAACGCAGCACAGGCGGTTATCACGCAGCTTCAATCTGAAGACGGTGTCGATAAAATCAATTATCTGTCGCGCAATGAAGCGATGGGCGAGTTCCGCAACTGGTCCGGTTTTGGTGGCGCGCTGGATATGTTGGAAGAGAACCCGCTGCCAGCCGTGGCGATTATCACGCCGAAAATGAGTTTTCAGGATTCCAACACGTTGACGACGCTGCGCGACCGCGTGGCGGCGACGCAGGGCGTGGATGAAGTACGGATGGACGATAGCTGGTTTGCGCGGTTGGTGGCATTGACCAATCTGGTTGGGCAAATTTCCGCGATGATTGGTGTCCTGATGATCGTCGCCGTCTTCTTGGTGATTGGCAACAGCGTGCGTTTGAGTATTTTCAGCCGTCGCGAAACCATCAATGTGATGAAGTTGATCGGTGCGACGGATGGCTTTATTCTGCGCCCGTTCCTGAATGGCGGGGCGGCGATGGGCGTAGGTGGCGCGGTGCTGTCGCTGATTTTATCGCAGGCGCTGGTTTGGAAACTGGGTGCGGTGGTGGCGCAGGTGGCGTCCGTCTTCGGTACGACGTTTGCCGTCAAAGGATTAAGCTGGGATGAATCTCTTCTGCTGCTGTTAATCGCTGGCATGATTGGCTGGTTGGCCGCCTGGCTGGCAACGGTGCAACATTTACGCCGTTTTACACCACAGTAA
- the panM gene encoding aspartate 1-decarboxylase autocleavage activator PanM, whose protein sequence is MKLTVECLTRFSPQDKIDLAKIWPHQNIDLLEEDLSLDWRLFAARFNDRLLGGVLVEIEGDYAELSDLMVRDVTRRRGVGKLLIDEVRRQLPEVNEWWLATADHATIKEEVLARFMLSCGFSPVSGGWRYIRRKETPLVLDQLNPEKP, encoded by the coding sequence ATGAAACTAACCGTTGAATGCCTCACCCGATTCAGCCCTCAGGATAAAATTGATCTGGCAAAAATCTGGCCACATCAGAACATTGATTTATTAGAAGAAGACCTCTCACTCGATTGGCGATTATTTGCAGCCCGTTTTAACGATCGGCTGTTAGGTGGTGTGCTGGTCGAAATTGAAGGGGACTATGCAGAGCTAAGCGATCTGATGGTGAGGGACGTCACGCGGCGACGGGGCGTAGGGAAACTGTTGATTGATGAAGTGCGTCGTCAGCTTCCTGAAGTGAACGAGTGGTGGCTGGCCACAGCCGATCACGCGACGATCAAAGAGGAGGTACTGGCGCGATTTATGTTGTCTTGCGGCTTTTCACCTGTATCCGGCGGCTGGCGCTACATTCGTAGAAAAGAAACGCCGTTGGTTCTTGACCAACTCAACCCAGAGAAGCCATAG
- the rpoH gene encoding RNA polymerase sigma factor RpoH: MTKDMQTFTLVPQGSLEGYIRAANAYPMLTAEEERALAERLHYQGDLDAAKHLILSHLRFVIHVARNYSGYGLPQADLIQEGNIGLMKAVRRFNPEVGVRLVSFAVHWIKAEIHEYVLRNWRIVKVATTKAQRKLFFNLRKSKTRLGWFNQDEVELVARELGVTSKDVREMESRMAAQDMTFDPTPEEDSHDGKAMSPMLYLQDKSSDFADGIEEDNWETHAADKLTYALEGLDERSQHIIRARWLDDDNKSTLQELADQYGVSAERVRQLEKNAMKKLRAAIEA; the protein is encoded by the coding sequence ATGACCAAAGATATGCAAACTTTCACCTTAGTTCCCCAAGGCAGTTTGGAAGGATATATTCGTGCCGCCAATGCCTATCCGATGCTGACGGCGGAGGAAGAGCGGGCGCTGGCTGAACGGCTGCATTATCAGGGCGATCTGGATGCGGCTAAGCACCTGATTCTGTCACACCTGCGTTTTGTTATTCATGTTGCCCGTAACTATTCCGGCTACGGCCTGCCGCAGGCGGACCTGATTCAGGAAGGGAACATCGGCCTGATGAAAGCGGTACGTCGCTTTAACCCTGAAGTCGGCGTGCGTCTGGTTTCTTTCGCCGTGCATTGGATCAAAGCCGAAATTCATGAATACGTGCTGCGCAACTGGCGTATCGTGAAAGTCGCGACCACTAAGGCACAGCGTAAACTGTTCTTTAACCTGCGTAAGTCGAAAACGCGCCTCGGTTGGTTTAATCAGGATGAAGTCGAACTGGTTGCGCGTGAGCTTGGCGTGACGAGCAAAGACGTGCGCGAGATGGAATCCCGCATGGCGGCGCAGGACATGACGTTCGATCCGACGCCTGAAGAAGATTCACACGACGGCAAGGCGATGTCGCCGATGCTTTACCTACAGGATAAATCGTCTGACTTTGCCGATGGCATTGAAGAAGATAACTGGGAAACGCATGCGGCCGATAAGCTCACCTACGCGCTGGAAGGGCTGGACGAACGCAGCCAGCACATTATTCGCGCCCGCTGGTTGGATGATGACAACAAATCCACCTTGCAGGAGCTAGCCGATCAATACGGCGTTTCCGCAGAGCGTGTGCGTCAGCTAGAAAAGAATGCGATGAAAAAACTGCGAGCGGCCATAGAAGCTTAA
- a CDS encoding high-affinity branched-chain amino acid ABC transporter permease LivM: MKQLNLFNALVSAFMLLVLASFLMGMQLALDGTKLVVRGADEVRWYWIGAGCIVVFFFQLIRPFFQQSIKKFSAPSLVLPSFDGSTPRQKILAAALIIAAIAWPFLVSRGSVDIATLTLIYVMLGLGLNVVVGLSGLLVLGYGGFYAIGAYTYALLNHYYGLGFWESLPLAGMVAALSGFLLGFPVLRLRGDYLAIVTLGFGEIVRILLLNNTEITGGPNGISQIPKPTFFGLEFGRSARDGGWDTFHNFFGLQYDPSDRVIFLYLVALLLVVLTLFVINRLLRMPLGRAWEALRDDEIACRSLGLSPTRIKLTAFTISAAFAGFAGTLFAARQGFVSPESFTFAESAFVLAIVVLGGMGSQFAVILAAILLVVSRELMRDLNEYSMLLLGALMVLMMIWRPQGLLPMKRPEMKLKVAKKEEQA, encoded by the coding sequence ATGAAGCAGCTCAACCTGTTTAATGCGTTGGTTTCCGCGTTCATGCTGCTGGTGCTGGCCTCGTTCTTAATGGGCATGCAACTGGCGCTGGATGGCACCAAATTGGTGGTGCGCGGTGCCGATGAAGTGCGCTGGTATTGGATTGGTGCGGGCTGCATCGTGGTGTTCTTCTTCCAGTTGATCCGCCCGTTCTTCCAGCAAAGCATCAAGAAATTTTCCGCTCCGTCACTGGTGCTGCCGAGCTTTGATGGCAGTACGCCACGGCAGAAGATATTAGCTGCGGCGTTGATTATCGCGGCTATCGCCTGGCCGTTTCTGGTATCGCGCGGTTCGGTGGATATCGCCACGCTCACGCTGATTTACGTGATGCTGGGTCTGGGCTTGAACGTTGTGGTTGGCCTGTCCGGTCTGCTGGTATTGGGCTACGGCGGGTTTTACGCCATTGGCGCGTACACCTATGCGCTGCTGAATCACTATTACGGCTTGGGCTTCTGGGAAAGTCTGCCGCTGGCAGGAATGGTAGCGGCGCTGTCCGGCTTCCTGCTAGGGTTCCCAGTGCTGCGTTTGCGCGGTGACTATCTGGCGATTGTGACGCTCGGGTTCGGTGAAATTGTTCGTATCCTGTTGCTGAACAACACTGAAATTACCGGTGGTCCGAACGGCATCAGCCAGATCCCTAAACCGACCTTCTTTGGTCTGGAATTTGGCCGCAGCGCGCGCGATGGCGGTTGGGATACGTTCCACAACTTCTTCGGTCTGCAATATGACCCCAGCGATCGCGTCATCTTCCTGTATCTGGTCGCGCTGCTGTTGGTGGTGTTAACCCTGTTTGTGATTAACCGCCTGCTGCGTATGCCGCTGGGACGTGCCTGGGAAGCGCTGCGCGATGATGAAATCGCCTGCCGCTCTCTGGGGCTGAGCCCAACGCGCATCAAGCTGACGGCCTTTACCATCAGCGCCGCGTTCGCCGGTTTTGCTGGGACGCTGTTTGCCGCGCGTCAGGGTTTCGTCAGCCCGGAATCGTTCACGTTCGCTGAATCTGCTTTTGTGCTGGCCATCGTTGTACTGGGTGGAATGGGCTCGCAGTTTGCGGTCATTCTTGCTGCAATCTTGCTGGTCGTCTCCCGCGAACTGATGCGCGATCTGAATGAATACAGCATGCTGTTGCTGGGTGCGTTGATGGTTCTGATGATGATTTGGCGTCCGCAAGGCCTGCTGCCGATGAAGCGTCCTGAGATGAAGTTGAAAGTCGCGAAGAAGGAAGAGCAAGCATGA
- the ftsY gene encoding signal recognition particle-docking protein FtsY has translation MSKEKKRGFFSWLGLGKQEEKQQEQPPEQPVVEEQIKVEEQIKVEAEDVIQSVAERDVTAFADAIDHDVLDRDIVDPIVQTSIADSATVVNAELDVAQQEEQEYEEPEPTQPDDLPAVAQEQERPTKEGFFARLKRSLVKTRQNLGSGFIGLFRGKKIDDDLFDELEEQLLIADVGVETTRKIIGSLTEHASRRQLKDADTLFVKLKEEMAEILAKVDAPLNIEGKTPYVILMVGVNGVGKTTTIGKMARQFQAQGKSVMLAAGDTFRAAAVEQLQVWGQRNNVAVVAQHTGADSASVIFDAIQAAKARGVDVLIADTAGRLQNKAHLMEELKKIVRVMKKLDEDAPHEVMLTLDASTGQNAVSQAKLFNEAVGLTGITLTKLDGTAKGGVIFAIADQFAIPIRYIGVGEGIEDLRPFKADDFIEALFARED, from the coding sequence ATGTCAAAAGAAAAGAAGCGCGGTTTTTTTTCCTGGCTGGGATTAGGGAAACAGGAAGAGAAACAACAGGAACAGCCGCCAGAGCAGCCAGTTGTTGAAGAACAGATAAAGGTTGAAGAACAGATAAAGGTTGAAGCGGAAGACGTGATCCAATCGGTTGCTGAGCGTGATGTTACCGCCTTTGCTGACGCGATCGACCATGACGTTCTCGATCGTGATATCGTCGATCCGATCGTGCAGACCTCGATCGCCGACAGCGCGACGGTGGTTAATGCTGAGTTGGACGTTGCGCAGCAGGAAGAACAAGAATACGAAGAACCAGAACCTACGCAGCCGGATGATCTCCCGGCTGTGGCGCAAGAGCAGGAACGTCCGACGAAAGAAGGTTTCTTCGCTCGCCTGAAACGCAGTCTGGTAAAAACGCGCCAGAACCTCGGTTCCGGATTTATCGGATTGTTTCGCGGTAAGAAAATTGACGACGATCTGTTTGACGAACTGGAAGAACAGTTGCTGATTGCCGATGTTGGGGTTGAGACGACCCGTAAAATTATCGGCAGCCTGACTGAGCACGCTAGCCGCCGCCAACTGAAAGATGCTGATACGCTTTTTGTGAAGCTGAAAGAAGAAATGGCGGAGATTCTTGCTAAGGTGGATGCCCCGCTGAATATCGAAGGCAAAACGCCGTATGTCATTCTGATGGTTGGCGTTAATGGCGTGGGTAAAACCACCACCATCGGGAAAATGGCACGCCAGTTCCAGGCACAGGGCAAATCCGTGATGCTGGCGGCGGGGGATACTTTCCGTGCGGCGGCGGTCGAGCAACTGCAGGTCTGGGGACAGCGCAATAACGTGGCGGTGGTGGCACAGCATACCGGTGCGGATTCGGCATCGGTGATTTTCGATGCGATTCAGGCAGCGAAAGCGCGCGGCGTTGATGTCCTGATCGCGGACACCGCCGGTCGCTTGCAGAACAAAGCGCATCTGATGGAAGAGCTGAAAAAGATTGTACGCGTAATGAAGAAGCTGGATGAAGACGCGCCGCATGAAGTGATGCTGACGCTGGATGCGAGCACCGGGCAGAACGCAGTGAGCCAGGCCAAGCTGTTTAATGAGGCGGTTGGGCTGACGGGCATTACCCTGACTAAGCTGGACGGCACCGCGAAAGGCGGGGTGATTTTCGCCATTGCTGACCAGTTTGCTATTCCTATCCGCTATATTGGGGTCGGTGAAGGTATTGAAGATTTACGGCCATTCAAGGCCGATGATTTTATTGAGGCACTTTTTGCCCGAGAGGATTAA
- the livH gene encoding high-affinity branched-chain amino acid ABC transporter permease LivH, protein MSEQFLYFFQQMFNGLTLGSTYALIAIGYTMVYGIIGMINFAHGEVYMIGSYVSFIVIAALMMMGIDAGWLLIGAAFIAAVVISSAYGWSIERVAYRPVRTSKRLIALISAIGMSIFLQNYVSLNQGSRDVALPSLVTGQWVLGESNGFAATISTMQLTIWIVTFLAMLALTLFIRYSRMGRACRACAEDLKMASLLGISTDRVISLTFVIGALMAAVAGVLLGQFYGVINPYIGFMAGMKAFTAAVLGGIGSIPGAMIGGLILGVAEALTSAYLSTEYKDAVSFALLIVVLLVMPTGILGRPEVEKV, encoded by the coding sequence ATGTCCGAGCAGTTCCTTTACTTTTTTCAGCAGATGTTCAACGGCCTGACGTTGGGCAGCACCTATGCGCTGATCGCCATTGGCTACACCATGGTTTACGGCATTATCGGCATGATTAACTTCGCACACGGCGAAGTGTATATGATCGGTAGCTACGTCTCCTTTATTGTGATTGCGGCCCTGATGATGATGGGTATCGATGCTGGCTGGCTCCTGATTGGTGCCGCTTTCATTGCCGCTGTGGTCATTTCCAGCGCCTACGGCTGGAGTATCGAACGGGTGGCTTACCGACCTGTTCGAACGTCAAAGCGCCTGATTGCGCTGATTTCTGCCATCGGGATGTCAATTTTCCTGCAAAACTACGTCAGCCTGAATCAGGGCTCGCGTGATGTTGCGCTGCCGAGTCTGGTGACCGGCCAGTGGGTGCTAGGCGAAAGCAATGGCTTTGCCGCGACGATTAGCACCATGCAGTTGACCATCTGGATTGTTACGTTCCTCGCTATGCTGGCCCTGACGCTATTTATTCGCTATTCCCGTATGGGTCGCGCCTGCCGCGCCTGTGCGGAAGACCTGAAAATGGCTAGCCTGTTAGGGATTAGCACCGATCGCGTGATCTCCCTGACCTTCGTCATTGGTGCGCTCATGGCCGCCGTTGCTGGCGTGCTGCTGGGGCAATTCTACGGCGTCATCAACCCCTATATCGGCTTTATGGCCGGGATGAAAGCCTTTACGGCGGCGGTACTGGGTGGAATCGGCAGCATCCCTGGTGCAATGATCGGTGGGCTGATTCTGGGCGTAGCCGAAGCGCTGACGTCTGCTTACCTGAGCACGGAATACAAAGATGCGGTGTCGTTTGCGCTGCTGATTGTGGTGCTGTTGGTGATGCCAACCGGTATTCTGGGTCGCCCGGAGGTTGAGAAAGTATGA
- the livF gene encoding high-affinity branched-chain amino acid ABC transporter ATP-binding protein LivF: MLSLHQVSAHYGKIQALHQVSLHIDQGEIVTLIGANGAGKTTLLGTLCGDPRATEGTITFDGKDITNWQTAQIMREAIAIVPEGRRVFSRMTVEENLAMGGFFAERDQYQERIARVYDLFPRLYERRAQRSGTMSGGEQQMLAIGRALMSQPRLLLLDEPSLGLAPIIILQIFDTIQQLREEGMTIFLVEQNANQALKLADRGYVLENGHVVLEDTGAALLANEAVRSAYLGG; this comes from the coding sequence ATGCTGTCATTACATCAGGTTTCGGCCCACTACGGAAAAATTCAGGCGCTGCATCAGGTGAGCCTGCACATTGATCAGGGCGAGATTGTTACGCTGATCGGCGCGAACGGCGCCGGTAAAACCACGCTCCTGGGCACGCTGTGCGGTGACCCGCGCGCCACAGAAGGCACCATCACGTTTGATGGCAAGGACATCACGAACTGGCAGACCGCGCAGATTATGCGTGAAGCTATCGCGATTGTGCCGGAAGGGCGTCGCGTCTTTTCCCGCATGACGGTAGAAGAGAATCTGGCGATGGGTGGGTTCTTTGCCGAGCGCGATCAGTATCAGGAACGGATTGCGCGCGTCTACGATCTGTTCCCGCGTTTGTATGAACGACGCGCCCAGCGTTCCGGTACGATGTCCGGCGGTGAGCAGCAGATGCTGGCGATTGGCCGTGCGCTGATGAGCCAGCCGCGTTTATTGCTGCTGGACGAGCCGTCGCTGGGCCTGGCACCGATCATCATCCTGCAAATTTTCGATACGATCCAGCAACTGCGCGAAGAAGGCATGACCATCTTCCTGGTAGAGCAAAACGCCAATCAGGCGCTGAAACTGGCCGATCGGGGTTATGTACTTGAAAACGGCCATGTCGTATTGGAAGATACCGGAGCGGCATTGTTAGCTAATGAAGCGGTACGTTCGGCCTATCTGGGCGGATAA
- a CDS encoding branched-chain amino acid ABC transporter substrate-binding protein, translating into MKLSKGKVLLMGCMAAALSHAVSAADIKVAVVGAMSGPVAQYGDMEFIGARQAIEDINAKGGVNGNKLVGVEYDDACDPKQAVAVANKVINDGIRYVIGHLCSSSTQPASDIYEEEGVIMITPAATNADLTTRGYKMVLRTTGLDSDQGPTSAKYIVETIKPQRIAVVHDKQQYGEGLARSVQDSLKKAGANVVLFEGVTAGDKDFSTLVARLKKENVDFVYFGGYYPEMGQILRQARQAGMTTKFMGPEGVGNSSLSNIAGDASEGMLVTLPKRYDQVPANQPIVDALKAKKLDPTGPFVWTTYAALQSLTTAMTRTGSDAPEKLAADLKANPVDTVMGPLSWDAKGDLKGFEFGVFEWHKDGTSSAVK; encoded by the coding sequence ATGAAGCTCAGTAAAGGTAAAGTATTGCTGATGGGTTGTATGGCTGCGGCGTTGAGTCACGCAGTCAGCGCTGCCGATATTAAGGTTGCGGTTGTTGGTGCCATGTCTGGCCCCGTTGCACAGTATGGCGATATGGAGTTCATTGGCGCGCGTCAGGCCATTGAAGACATCAACGCAAAAGGCGGTGTAAACGGTAACAAACTGGTTGGCGTTGAATATGATGACGCGTGCGACCCTAAGCAGGCCGTTGCCGTCGCGAACAAGGTCATCAATGACGGTATCCGTTATGTGATTGGTCATCTGTGTTCCTCCTCAACGCAGCCTGCGTCTGATATCTATGAAGAAGAAGGCGTGATCATGATTACGCCTGCGGCAACCAACGCCGACTTAACCACGCGCGGCTACAAAATGGTGCTGCGCACGACGGGGCTGGATTCCGATCAGGGGCCAACCTCAGCAAAATACATTGTCGAAACCATCAAACCGCAGCGTATCGCCGTGGTTCATGACAAACAGCAATATGGTGAAGGGCTGGCCCGCTCTGTTCAGGATAGCCTGAAAAAAGCCGGTGCGAATGTTGTACTGTTTGAAGGTGTGACGGCGGGTGATAAAGATTTCTCCACGCTGGTTGCGCGTCTGAAGAAAGAGAACGTCGATTTCGTCTATTTCGGCGGCTACTACCCAGAAATGGGGCAGATTCTGCGTCAGGCGCGTCAGGCTGGCATGACCACCAAATTCATGGGCCCGGAAGGCGTGGGTAACTCGTCGCTGTCCAACATCGCAGGCGATGCCTCTGAAGGCATGCTGGTGACGCTGCCGAAGCGTTACGATCAGGTTCCTGCTAACCAACCGATTGTCGATGCGCTGAAAGCCAAGAAGCTGGATCCAACCGGTCCGTTCGTTTGGACGACCTATGCCGCGCTGCAATCGCTGACCACGGCGATGACGCGTACGGGTAGCGATGCGCCGGAAAAACTGGCCGCGGATCTGAAAGCGAACCCTGTGGATACAGTAATGGGACCATTAAGCTGGGATGCAAAAGGCGACCTGAAAGGGTTTGAATTTGGCGTATTTGAGTGGCACAAAGACGGTACGTCCAGCGCAGTGAAATAA
- the ftsE gene encoding cell division ATP-binding protein FtsE: MIRFEQVSKAYLGGRQALQGVDFHLRPAEMAFLTGHSGAGKSTLLKLICGIERPSAGQILFGGHNISRLKKREVPFLRRQIGMIFQDHHLLMERTVYDNVAMPLIIAGASSEDIRRRVSAALDKVGLLDKAKNYPIQLSGGEQQRVGIARAVVNKPAVLLADEPTGNLDDVLSEGILRLFEEFNRVGVTVLMATHDTGLIARRNYRVLTLSDGRMVGGNHDGE, from the coding sequence ATGATTCGTTTTGAACAGGTCAGTAAAGCTTACCTCGGTGGGCGTCAGGCATTACAAGGGGTGGATTTCCATCTGCGCCCCGCGGAAATGGCGTTCCTGACTGGCCATTCCGGCGCAGGGAAAAGTACCCTGCTGAAACTGATTTGTGGCATTGAACGTCCTAGCGCGGGTCAGATTTTGTTTGGCGGCCACAATATCAGCCGCCTGAAAAAACGCGAAGTCCCGTTCCTGCGACGCCAGATCGGCATGATCTTTCAGGATCACCACCTGCTGATGGAACGCACGGTCTATGACAACGTCGCGATGCCGCTCATCATCGCGGGCGCCAGCAGTGAGGATATCCGTCGCCGGGTATCCGCCGCACTGGACAAGGTTGGCCTGCTGGATAAAGCGAAGAACTATCCTATTCAGCTGTCCGGTGGTGAGCAGCAGCGCGTTGGCATTGCACGTGCGGTGGTGAACAAACCTGCGGTATTGCTGGCGGATGAACCGACCGGCAACCTGGACGACGTGCTGTCAGAAGGCATTTTGCGCCTGTTTGAAGAATTCAATCGTGTTGGCGTTACCGTCCTGATGGCGACGCATGACACTGGGCTTATCGCCCGCCGTAATTACCGTGTGCTGACGCTGTCGGATGGCCGCATGGTGGGGGGAAACCACGATGGCGAATAA